In Nitrososphaerota archaeon, one genomic interval encodes:
- a CDS encoding DUF1648 domain-containing protein: MGQTPLSPSMPLSGKGKALLILNLVGLAFIWATGLYAYMSLKGVIPTHFGLSGRPDGYGSSDVFLIVMPLISIAPLIIMLTARYRFTLINKYPYLINLPAFYAYIMGVPFERRAYWVNRYFEVLLAIGTFLTFYLNLLLLGIYLGTIQEALPRWFMLITLLMTPTLVVVMVYYFYRLSNQMKKEMTNVNQK, from the coding sequence ATGGGTCAGACGCCCTTATCACCCTCAATGCCGCTCAGTGGAAAAGGGAAGGCGCTCCTAATCTTGAACCTCGTAGGGTTAGCCTTCATCTGGGCTACAGGGCTCTATGCTTACATGAGCCTTAAAGGTGTGATCCCCACACACTTCGGTCTCTCAGGTAGGCCTGATGGGTACGGTTCCAGCGACGTGTTTCTGATCGTGATGCCGCTGATTAGCATTGCACCTTTAATCATCATGCTTACGGCGCGTTACCGTTTTACGCTCATAAACAAATATCCATACCTCATTAATCTTCCCGCATTCTACGCTTACATTATGGGGGTGCCGTTTGAGAGGAGAGCGTACTGGGTTAACCGGTACTTTGAGGTATTGCTGGCAATCGGGACTTTTCTGACGTTTTATCTCAACCTGCTTTTACTTGGAATCTACTTAGGAACAATTCAAGAGGCTCTGCCGAGATGGTTTATGCTAATCACATTGCTGATGACACCAACACTGGTAGTGGTAATGGTCTACTACTTCTACAGACTATCAAACCAGATGAAGAAGGAGATGACGAATGTTAACCAGAAATAG
- a CDS encoding DUF447 family protein: MIPSGDLSELGFIRNGIVEVIVSTFDEDHRPHAAPMGASTEDMRSIILKPFKSSQTYRNILRWRSGVANITSDPLLFYRTVFKDSNPGGELPKEWFAKASTVDAPRMINTDVCIDLLVTDIEESEDRAQILCRVESTLMLNHSYLPHVYNRAAPAVIESLIHATRIEAHLNAGKPENAEDLINLVEHYCRLVERIAPDSTYSEMMDDIWRRITLWRRIG; the protein is encoded by the coding sequence GTGATTCCTTCAGGAGACTTGTCGGAGCTAGGCTTCATCCGGAACGGGATTGTCGAGGTTATCGTCTCGACCTTTGATGAAGATCACCGTCCGCACGCGGCTCCGATGGGCGCCTCAACAGAGGATATGCGCAGCATCATTCTCAAGCCGTTCAAATCCTCCCAGACATACAGGAACATATTAAGGTGGAGAAGCGGGGTTGCGAACATAACATCAGATCCTTTGCTATTCTATCGAACAGTCTTCAAGGACTCGAACCCCGGCGGCGAGCTTCCCAAAGAGTGGTTCGCTAAAGCGTCGACAGTCGATGCTCCAAGGATGATTAACACCGATGTCTGCATCGATCTCCTAGTAACCGATATCGAAGAGTCTGAGGATCGGGCGCAGATACTATGCCGAGTCGAGTCGACACTGATGTTAAACCACTCCTATCTCCCTCACGTCTACAATCGAGCCGCCCCAGCCGTCATCGAAAGCCTCATACACGCAACCCGCATCGAAGCTCATCTAAATGCTGGTAAACCTGAGAATGCCGAAGATCTAATCAACCTAGTTGAACATTACTGCCGCCTCGTTGAACGCATCGCGCCTGACTCAACATACTCTGAAATGATGGATGACATTTGGAGACGCATCACCCTGTGGAGGCGTATCGGATAA
- a CDS encoding DUF1464 family protein — translation MVRVVGIDPGTKSFDFCGLDDGKVFLEKTIPSTEIADNPHVVIDILKSAGDLDLIIGPSGYGLPLTHISKIGDKEHFQLILVKPGDLKIGVLVGLRKLVKMMAAEGMNVYFIPGVIHLNTVPEHRKVNKIDLGTADKLCCATLGIYDQSKRLKIGYDQTSFIMVEIGFGYNAVMGVEHGKIVDGIGGTVAGPAFLSQGKMDGELAYLLDSFSKGLLFEGGASTIAGDPAVTPEKLGKQHNDSEQYKVAWNALIEGVERDFAAMNVVVREPREILISGRLSRVPEIYKEVTKRLSKYGEIREVQGFAKNVKEAAQGAALIADGLAGGQYKKLVDTMELRKASGTVLDHIYLSTLDEMKRKYGMK, via the coding sequence ATGGTCAGAGTTGTCGGCATAGATCCTGGTACAAAGAGCTTCGACTTCTGCGGTCTAGATGATGGCAAGGTCTTCCTTGAGAAGACGATTCCATCCACCGAGATCGCGGATAATCCTCATGTTGTGATTGACATTTTGAAATCAGCCGGTGATCTCGATTTAATTATTGGGCCCTCAGGTTATGGGCTTCCACTCACCCACATCAGTAAGATAGGTGACAAGGAACACTTCCAGCTTATTCTCGTAAAGCCTGGTGACCTCAAGATTGGGGTGTTAGTGGGGCTTAGGAAGCTAGTGAAGATGATGGCTGCTGAAGGCATGAACGTGTACTTCATCCCCGGCGTCATTCACCTAAACACGGTTCCTGAGCATCGGAAGGTGAACAAGATCGATCTGGGCACGGCGGATAAGCTATGTTGCGCCACCTTAGGCATCTACGATCAGTCGAAACGTCTTAAGATCGGCTACGATCAAACCTCGTTCATTATGGTTGAGATTGGCTTTGGGTACAATGCAGTTATGGGTGTTGAGCACGGCAAAATTGTTGACGGTATAGGCGGGACAGTAGCTGGCCCAGCCTTCCTCTCACAGGGTAAGATGGACGGTGAGCTCGCCTACCTGCTCGACTCCTTCTCCAAAGGACTGCTTTTCGAAGGCGGAGCCTCAACCATCGCAGGCGATCCTGCAGTTACACCGGAGAAGCTCGGCAAGCAGCATAACGACTCTGAGCAGTACAAGGTCGCTTGGAACGCGTTGATCGAAGGTGTTGAGCGGGACTTTGCTGCTATGAATGTCGTTGTCAGGGAGCCGCGTGAAATCTTAATCTCTGGGCGTCTCTCAAGGGTGCCTGAAATATACAAGGAGGTTACGAAACGCCTCTCGAAGTACGGTGAAATCAGGGAAGTTCAAGGCTTCGCCAAAAACGTTAAGGAGGCTGCTCAGGGAGCCGCGTTAATCGCAGATGGTCTCGCCGGCGGCCAATACAAGAAGCTGGTGGACACAATGGAGCTACGCAAAGCATCAGGCACAGTTCTAGACCACATCTACCTTAGTACACTGGATGAAATGAAGCGCAAGTACGGAATGAAGTAA
- the mer gene encoding 5,10-methylenetetrahydromethanopterin reductase, with amino-acid sequence MLAEKSGYDYVWITDHFNNRNVYTSLATILNYTDRVKIGPGVTNPYVLHPVGTAQTMASLAEIAPGRVVCGIGSGDKTTLEMANIPHEKPLATIREAVQIIRDITGGKRVNLDGSIYKISGVKLNFKIPQPVPVFVGAQGPKMLSLAAEIGDGVLINASNPKDFETAFASIDEGLAKAGKKRSDVEVVAATAFSIDKDPEKARQAAIPVVAFIVAGSPEPLLQKHGIQVEAANKIKDAIVKGDWGNVFGQVKPEMMDAFSIVGTPDVCIEKVDRLLKMGVTLFITGSPIGPKIHKSIELFSKEVLPHFRNQ; translated from the coding sequence ATGCTGGCGGAGAAGTCAGGTTACGACTATGTGTGGATTACTGATCACTTCAACAATCGAAACGTCTACACCAGCCTCGCAACTATTCTCAACTATACTGATCGTGTCAAGATCGGGCCGGGTGTAACTAATCCTTACGTTCTGCATCCAGTAGGCACCGCTCAGACTATGGCTTCGCTGGCCGAGATTGCTCCAGGCCGTGTTGTCTGCGGCATCGGATCAGGTGACAAGACGACTCTTGAGATGGCTAACATTCCTCATGAAAAGCCGTTAGCCACAATCCGCGAAGCCGTCCAGATCATCAGGGACATAACCGGTGGGAAACGAGTTAACCTAGACGGTAGCATCTACAAGATATCGGGCGTGAAGCTCAACTTCAAGATACCTCAGCCTGTTCCAGTATTCGTCGGCGCACAGGGACCTAAGATGCTTAGCTTAGCGGCTGAGATAGGTGATGGTGTCCTCATCAACGCCTCTAACCCTAAGGACTTTGAAACCGCATTCGCAAGCATCGACGAAGGATTAGCGAAGGCAGGAAAGAAACGAAGCGATGTAGAGGTCGTGGCCGCAACCGCCTTCTCAATCGACAAGGACCCGGAGAAGGCTCGTCAAGCAGCCATCCCCGTCGTAGCGTTCATCGTAGCAGGCTCGCCTGAACCGCTGCTCCAGAAGCACGGCATACAGGTTGAGGCGGCGAACAAGATCAAGGATGCGATTGTGAAGGGTGATTGGGGCAACGTCTTCGGACAGGTAAAGCCAGAGATGATGGATGCATTCTCAATCGTCGGCACACCCGATGTCTGCATCGAAAAGGTTGATCGGCTCCTCAAAATGGGAGTCACCCTCTTCATAACTGGCTCACCAATCGGGCCCAAGATACACAAATCAATCGAGCTCTTCAGCAAAGAAGTGCTACCGCACTTCCGAAACCAGTGA
- a CDS encoding adenine phosphoribosyltransferase — MELTKKIDLAKRIRTIPDFPKPGILFRDITTLLQDPEAFRYVVDSFTERCKQKKVDVIVGIEARGFIFGSPVAYNIGAAFVPVRKKQKLPFRTITTSYDLEYGSETVEMHADAIKQGQRVAIIDDLLATGGTAKAASKLVEMLGGKVVDIDFIIELRPLNGRRKLEGYDVFTLLGYDEA; from the coding sequence ATCGAATTGACTAAAAAGATTGATCTTGCGAAGAGAATAAGGACGATCCCAGACTTCCCGAAGCCTGGTATACTCTTCCGCGACATAACTACGTTACTGCAAGACCCCGAAGCATTCCGATACGTAGTCGACTCCTTCACTGAACGATGCAAACAGAAGAAGGTTGACGTCATCGTAGGAATTGAGGCGAGAGGCTTCATATTTGGATCACCAGTCGCCTACAACATTGGCGCAGCCTTCGTCCCAGTCAGAAAGAAGCAAAAACTACCATTCCGCACCATCACCACCTCGTACGATCTCGAATACGGAAGCGAAACCGTTGAGATGCATGCTGACGCAATTAAGCAGGGGCAACGCGTAGCAATTATCGACGATCTTCTAGCCACCGGCGGAACCGCCAAAGCCGCATCTAAACTGGTAGAGATGCTGGGTGGGAAGGTGGTCGATATCGACTTCATCATCGAGCTTAGACCATTAAACGGCCGAAGAAAGCTTGAAGGCTACGACGTCTTCACGTTGCTCGGCTACGATGAAGCTTAG
- a CDS encoding aspartate aminotransferase family protein: MPEGVSETLLRQYLERTPRSREAFERAKQILPGGSTREVIFYPPYPVYVERGRGCRVWDIDGHELLDFVNNFLALILGHAHPKIVDVIRSQAAYGTAYSSPTENEAKLGEAVRARMPSVQRIRFTNSGSEATILTLLAARGFTRRAKIAKFEGAHHGTNQAAMVSTNPPLKDAGDPEVPTPVPDGPHIPDYIVENTVVMPFNNAEASEHLIKKHRKELAAVIVEPILGGAGVIPAEPEFLHSLREVTEECDIPLIFDEVVTGFRVARGGAQEYYGVTPDLTAMGKNLGGGLPMGAIGGREDIMAQFEPMRLPRVFHSGSLNANPLSLGVALTLLGELTPALYEQLNVLGRDVARGLRLIFEQAKIDAQVTQVASLFGVHFTSENVTDYRSAVSEDAARKYNFFLSLLLKDVMLSPRGIGCISAPMDRREVNRLLEATVDSEKYLK; the protein is encoded by the coding sequence ATGCCTGAAGGGGTCTCGGAAACCTTGCTCCGACAGTACTTGGAGCGAACCCCCCGATCACGGGAAGCCTTTGAGCGGGCTAAACAGATCCTGCCTGGGGGAAGCACCCGAGAGGTCATCTTCTATCCTCCTTACCCTGTGTATGTGGAGAGGGGTCGAGGTTGCCGTGTCTGGGATATCGACGGGCATGAGCTGCTTGACTTCGTTAACAATTTTCTCGCCCTAATTCTTGGTCACGCTCATCCTAAGATTGTTGACGTTATTCGTTCGCAGGCTGCGTATGGAACTGCTTATTCTTCTCCGACGGAGAATGAGGCGAAGCTCGGTGAGGCTGTCAGGGCGCGTATGCCTTCTGTTCAAAGGATTCGGTTCACTAACTCAGGTTCTGAAGCCACCATTTTGACGCTGCTTGCAGCCCGAGGTTTTACACGCCGGGCGAAGATTGCGAAGTTTGAAGGTGCTCATCACGGAACCAATCAGGCTGCGATGGTCAGCACAAACCCCCCGTTGAAGGATGCAGGTGACCCTGAGGTTCCCACACCGGTTCCCGATGGGCCGCATATTCCTGATTACATTGTGGAGAACACGGTTGTGATGCCGTTCAACAATGCTGAAGCATCTGAGCATCTCATCAAGAAGCATCGGAAGGAGCTGGCTGCAGTTATCGTTGAGCCTATTCTAGGCGGAGCCGGGGTTATTCCAGCTGAACCTGAGTTCCTGCATTCTCTGCGCGAGGTTACTGAGGAATGCGATATTCCGCTCATATTTGACGAGGTTGTCACCGGCTTTAGGGTCGCGAGAGGCGGTGCGCAGGAGTACTACGGCGTAACTCCTGATTTGACGGCTATGGGTAAGAATCTCGGTGGAGGTCTCCCGATGGGTGCTATTGGGGGGCGTGAAGACATAATGGCTCAGTTCGAGCCGATGCGTTTGCCACGTGTTTTTCACTCTGGCTCGCTGAACGCGAATCCTCTAAGCCTTGGAGTGGCACTTACTTTGCTGGGTGAGTTGACTCCTGCTCTTTACGAGCAGCTCAACGTGCTGGGTAGGGATGTGGCGCGGGGTCTTCGACTCATCTTCGAGCAGGCTAAGATTGATGCACAGGTGACGCAGGTGGCGTCCCTGTTCGGTGTCCACTTCACATCAGAAAATGTTACCGATTACCGGTCAGCAGTAAGTGAAGACGCTGCGAGGAAGTACAACTTCTTCCTCAGCCTACTCCTGAAGGATGTAATGCTGTCGCCGAGGGGCATCGGCTGCATATCTGCACCTATGGATCGCCGAGAGGTCAACAGATTGCTTGAAGCCACTGTGGACTCAGAGAAATATTTGAAGTAA
- a CDS encoding ASKHA domain-containing protein has protein sequence MPPRTTRGREEKPLQAEVSFQPEGRRIEVPVGSKIIDAVRLAGIDLQAPCGDLGLCGRCKAVFTKGGDLVEPPTDSEFRLLTSGELGEGYRLTCQCVVSEPGRIVVTVPDESRAGHQRLVVDGYTQEFKVAPVVSKIVVELKAPLLQRISADSDQLLSVLNEMGCKVDMMSLEAMRLLPEIVRQSGWVLTAVLRGKEVLWLEPGDRRERLLGFAVDVGTTKLAGYLVDLKTGVTVETSSLPNPQISYGEDVISRVTYWSESREKAREIQMAVIQGVNRLLKDACLVADVSPSEIYDVTVVGNTAMHHIFFGISPRYTAVSPFPVAVKQSFDVRAKDLGVEANPEAYVHALPPIAGFVGSDTVAGILATGIYRSVETCLFIDIGTNAEMVVGNREQLTCCSSPAGPAFEGRHIKHGMRASTGAIETVWIDPKDYGVGYKTVDDAKPRGICGSGIIDTVAQLFKTGVIGRSGQFNRVGSPRLRNFGGKDAEFVIAWKEETEHGQDITMTSHDVQEVLLAKAAVYSAASILMKRLGLEPNDIQRLYVAGAFGTYVDVTSSLLIGMYPEVPVSRVKFVGNTAGSGARMTLLSEEMRREADKISNETKYLELSSDPLFESEFTKALRLPHREDARFPDVLKMLGH, from the coding sequence ATGCCGCCCCGTACAACTCGTGGTCGCGAGGAGAAGCCGCTGCAGGCTGAGGTTTCGTTTCAACCGGAGGGTCGGCGCATCGAGGTTCCTGTCGGCTCAAAGATTATTGACGCTGTTAGGCTGGCCGGTATAGATCTTCAGGCTCCCTGTGGTGATCTTGGGCTCTGCGGCCGCTGCAAAGCGGTTTTCACGAAGGGAGGCGACTTGGTTGAGCCTCCGACTGACTCTGAGTTCAGGCTGTTAACTTCTGGAGAGCTCGGTGAAGGTTACCGTCTCACTTGCCAATGCGTAGTGTCTGAGCCGGGTCGCATAGTTGTTACTGTGCCGGATGAGAGTCGTGCGGGTCATCAGCGACTGGTTGTAGACGGCTACACACAGGAGTTCAAGGTTGCGCCGGTTGTCTCCAAGATTGTTGTTGAGCTTAAGGCGCCTCTGCTGCAACGTATCTCAGCCGACTCGGATCAGCTACTCTCTGTCTTGAACGAAATGGGCTGCAAAGTAGATATGATGAGCCTCGAAGCGATGCGCCTGCTTCCGGAGATTGTTCGTCAAAGCGGCTGGGTTCTGACCGCTGTTCTCCGCGGCAAGGAGGTTCTATGGCTGGAGCCTGGTGACAGACGGGAGCGGCTCCTCGGCTTCGCGGTTGATGTGGGAACAACGAAGCTAGCGGGATACTTGGTGGATCTGAAGACAGGTGTGACGGTGGAGACGTCTTCGCTTCCTAATCCTCAGATATCTTACGGTGAGGACGTGATTTCACGGGTCACCTACTGGTCTGAAAGCCGAGAGAAGGCTAGAGAGATTCAGATGGCGGTGATCCAAGGTGTCAACCGGCTTCTGAAGGATGCTTGCCTAGTGGCTGATGTCTCACCTAGCGAAATTTATGATGTAACCGTGGTGGGGAACACGGCGATGCACCACATCTTCTTCGGCATCTCTCCACGCTACACCGCAGTTTCGCCTTTCCCGGTGGCGGTGAAGCAATCCTTCGATGTCAGGGCCAAGGATCTCGGTGTAGAAGCAAACCCTGAAGCCTATGTTCATGCTTTACCGCCTATAGCGGGCTTCGTAGGTTCAGACACAGTCGCCGGTATCCTCGCTACTGGAATTTACCGCTCAGTAGAAACTTGTCTGTTCATTGATATTGGAACTAACGCTGAGATGGTGGTCGGTAACCGCGAGCAGCTTACCTGCTGCTCCTCACCAGCCGGCCCAGCCTTCGAAGGTCGTCACATCAAACACGGGATGAGGGCATCGACAGGCGCTATTGAAACGGTCTGGATAGATCCGAAGGATTATGGCGTCGGCTACAAGACTGTGGACGATGCGAAGCCGAGAGGCATTTGCGGCTCAGGTATCATCGACACTGTTGCTCAGCTCTTCAAAACCGGGGTAATAGGTCGATCCGGGCAGTTCAACAGGGTAGGTTCGCCGCGGCTCCGTAACTTTGGGGGTAAAGATGCTGAGTTCGTTATTGCTTGGAAGGAGGAGACTGAGCACGGTCAAGATATAACGATGACCAGCCACGACGTTCAGGAGGTTCTGCTCGCTAAGGCCGCCGTGTACTCCGCAGCCTCGATTCTGATGAAGCGGCTTGGCTTGGAGCCGAATGATATTCAGAGATTGTATGTCGCAGGCGCCTTTGGAACCTATGTGGACGTGACTAGTTCGCTGCTTATCGGGATGTATCCTGAGGTTCCGGTGAGTCGAGTTAAGTTCGTCGGTAACACCGCGGGTTCAGGTGCGCGGATGACTCTTCTGTCTGAGGAGATGCGTCGAGAGGCTGATAAGATATCCAATGAGACGAAGTATCTTGAGCTCTCCTCGGATCCTCTGTTTGAGTCTGAGTTCACGAAGGCTCTCCGGCTACCTCACCGGGAGGATGCGCGTTTCCCGGATGTATTGAAGATGCTGGGTCACTAA
- a CDS encoding S-methyl-5'-thioadenosine phosphorylase, translated as MQQLAEVGVFGGSGLYTMLEKAEDKIIETPYGAPSSKIAIGEVDGVKVAFLPRHGREHQYPPHKIPYRANIWALHSLGVKRVIGPCAAGSLQPHVKPGDFVICDQFANFAFGREQTFYDGPVTTHISASDPYCPELRETAIKSCNDLRINAHKTGTVVVIQGPRFSTRAESRFFSHNGWEVINMTQYPESILARELGMCYVNISLITDFDVGLEGRKDVKPVTHAEVIKVFQENNSRVKELIYKMIQRIPKERGCSCSKALDNARIEV; from the coding sequence ATGCAGCAGTTAGCTGAAGTCGGTGTTTTCGGAGGCTCTGGCCTCTACACAATGCTTGAGAAGGCCGAGGATAAGATCATTGAAACACCCTACGGCGCTCCAAGCAGCAAAATAGCTATTGGAGAAGTCGATGGCGTAAAGGTTGCTTTTCTCCCCAGACACGGCAGGGAGCACCAGTACCCCCCGCACAAAATCCCATATCGGGCGAACATCTGGGCGCTACACAGCCTAGGTGTGAAACGCGTTATAGGGCCATGCGCAGCTGGAAGCCTGCAGCCGCATGTTAAGCCCGGTGACTTCGTTATCTGTGATCAATTCGCTAACTTCGCCTTTGGGCGGGAGCAGACCTTTTACGACGGCCCCGTTACCACTCACATCAGCGCTTCGGATCCTTACTGTCCAGAACTCCGCGAAACCGCGATCAAATCCTGTAACGATCTCAGAATTAACGCCCATAAGACAGGGACAGTTGTAGTAATCCAAGGTCCACGCTTCTCCACCCGGGCTGAGAGCCGTTTCTTCTCGCATAACGGCTGGGAGGTTATCAACATGACCCAGTATCCGGAAAGCATTCTCGCACGGGAACTTGGGATGTGCTATGTTAACATCTCACTCATAACCGACTTCGATGTCGGACTAGAGGGTAGGAAGGATGTGAAACCGGTGACTCACGCTGAGGTCATAAAGGTCTTCCAAGAGAACAACTCGCGAGTAAAGGAACTAATCTACAAGATGATTCAGAGAATCCCCAAGGAACGAGGATGCAGCTGCAGCAAAGCGTTAGATAACGCCCGAATAGAGGTCTAG
- a CDS encoding triphosphoribosyl-dephospho-CoA synthase gives MKTADNVMMATQLAAALEVSATPKPGNVHREADYPTTRFEHFLAGSIAIGPAMRSAAQHGGRAASGAIEYSQIRIGRWMRKAVLAVNASHSGGNTHLGISMLFTPLAAAAGALIEHDEEMEAERLRKETTKIIESTTSEDAAEIHRAVASLDAQWLGHVGSGEVPDLASKEGLEQILKKNITLHKLMETSAEWDGISAELAHGLLASFTIGYPMFSETYWETGDVNTATVNAYLKILSKVPDTFVARKVGLAETKTHDIIEAVRKGLPESLRISKEAEKILEAYSGMRTEDGRLEVRRLDRELRRLGRNPGTTADITAASLLIAILCGFRP, from the coding sequence ATGAAAACTGCAGATAATGTGATGATGGCAACTCAGCTAGCCGCCGCACTAGAGGTTTCTGCGACACCTAAGCCTGGAAACGTTCACCGGGAAGCTGATTACCCTACAACTAGGTTTGAGCATTTTCTCGCAGGCTCAATCGCTATAGGCCCAGCCATGAGAAGTGCAGCTCAGCATGGGGGTCGAGCCGCCTCAGGCGCAATAGAGTATTCACAAATTCGGATAGGTCGTTGGATGAGGAAGGCTGTGCTTGCAGTCAACGCCTCGCACAGTGGTGGGAACACGCATCTAGGTATCTCCATGCTGTTTACCCCTCTCGCAGCAGCCGCTGGAGCTCTCATTGAACACGACGAAGAGATGGAGGCTGAGAGGCTGCGAAAAGAGACTACGAAGATCATTGAATCAACAACTAGTGAAGACGCTGCTGAAATTCATCGCGCAGTAGCCTCACTCGATGCCCAGTGGCTTGGTCACGTAGGATCCGGAGAGGTTCCGGACTTGGCTTCTAAAGAGGGGCTAGAACAGATTTTGAAGAAGAACATAACATTACACAAACTTATGGAAACCTCCGCTGAGTGGGATGGAATCTCGGCGGAACTCGCACACGGCCTGCTGGCATCCTTCACAATTGGATATCCGATGTTCTCAGAAACTTATTGGGAGACTGGTGATGTGAACACTGCGACAGTTAACGCCTACCTGAAAATCCTGTCGAAGGTTCCTGACACATTCGTGGCTCGCAAGGTTGGGCTCGCAGAAACCAAAACACATGACATTATAGAAGCTGTTAGAAAGGGTCTACCTGAATCGCTTCGCATCTCTAAGGAAGCTGAGAAGATCCTGGAGGCATACAGTGGGATGCGGACTGAGGATGGGCGGCTGGAGGTTAGAAGGCTGGATCGGGAGCTTAGGAGGCTTGGCCGTAACCCGGGTACCACCGCCGATATTACGGCCGCGTCCCTCCTGATAGCGATTCTCTGCGGCTTCCGACCCTAG
- a CDS encoding tetrahydromethanopterin S-methyltransferase subunit H gives MWGFKTEQKTFEISGVKIGGSPGTRPTLMVGSLFYSKHKVVTDMARGEFDRAETERQINLQEELSAKTGLPCALDVIASTPQAMEKFLRFAADTSNRPIFMDGSTDDVRMAGADLAAQWGLTGRVIYNSVTPDSRDEEFKKIQEARIESNVILAYTSTSFTSAGRIKAVRELLPKVEAHGVSKPIIDTCVIDIPSLGSASRALIELKQEFGLPVGNGSHNAISTWRGLETKFGHEARQPSVAAAAAITAAVGGDFCLYGPIHTATHVFPVVAMVNAAQEQLGLEDGSKPNRALPLFKIG, from the coding sequence ATGTGGGGCTTCAAAACTGAGCAGAAGACCTTCGAGATCTCCGGCGTAAAAATCGGGGGGTCTCCAGGGACTCGGCCTACTTTGATGGTCGGCAGCCTCTTCTACTCTAAGCACAAGGTTGTAACAGATATGGCGCGAGGTGAGTTCGACCGCGCGGAGACTGAGCGACAGATTAATCTTCAGGAGGAGCTCTCAGCCAAGACTGGTCTCCCATGCGCTCTAGATGTGATTGCCTCCACTCCGCAAGCAATGGAGAAGTTTCTCAGATTCGCAGCTGATACCTCAAACCGCCCGATATTCATGGATGGTTCAACTGATGATGTACGTATGGCTGGAGCCGATCTTGCGGCCCAGTGGGGTTTAACGGGTCGAGTAATCTACAACTCGGTAACGCCGGACTCCCGTGACGAGGAGTTCAAAAAGATACAGGAGGCCCGAATTGAAAGCAACGTGATTCTTGCATATACCTCGACCAGCTTTACCTCCGCAGGGCGCATCAAGGCGGTTCGGGAGCTACTACCAAAAGTCGAGGCGCACGGCGTCTCGAAACCCATCATTGATACCTGCGTTATCGATATCCCTAGTCTAGGGAGCGCAAGCCGAGCCCTTATAGAGTTGAAGCAGGAGTTTGGTCTCCCCGTAGGAAACGGTTCGCATAACGCTATCTCAACTTGGCGCGGCCTTGAGACCAAGTTCGGTCATGAAGCGAGGCAGCCGAGCGTAGCTGCGGCAGCGGCGATAACCGCGGCGGTGGGAGGTGACTTCTGCCTCTACGGGCCAATTCATACCGCCACGCATGTGTTCCCGGTTGTCGCTATGGTGAATGCGGCTCAGGAGCAGCTCGGCCTTGAAGACGGCTCCAAGCCTAACCGTGCTCTTCCGCTCTTCAAAATAGGCTGA